A single region of the Plantactinospora soyae genome encodes:
- a CDS encoding LacI family DNA-binding transcriptional regulator, whose translation MTVDEGRRITITAIAQEAGVSVPTVSRVLNGRNDVAPQTRERVEELLRRHGYRRRATRPRAGASLIDLIFNDLDSPWAVEIIRGVEDVAHASGVGTVVSAIHRRSTSTRQWLQNLRTRATDGVILVASDLAPPVHAELRRLNVPMVLVDPAGVPNIDIPTIGATNWAGGLRATEHLLSLGHRRIGFIAGPPRLLCSRARLDGYRAALDAAGMPLHDELIVPGDFYHESGYSGGAALLDLDEPPTAIFASSDQMAFGAYEAVRRRGLRVPDDVSVVGFDDLPEARWASPPLTTVRQPLAEMGLLAARTVLRLAQGEPLDTPRVELSTDLVVRDSSAPYSGR comes from the coding sequence GTGACGGTCGACGAAGGACGCAGGATCACCATCACCGCCATCGCCCAGGAGGCGGGCGTGTCGGTGCCGACGGTCTCCCGGGTACTCAACGGCCGCAACGACGTGGCGCCGCAGACCCGCGAGCGGGTGGAGGAGCTCCTCCGCCGGCACGGTTACCGCCGCCGGGCGACCCGGCCCCGGGCCGGGGCGAGCCTGATCGACCTGATCTTCAACGACCTCGACAGCCCCTGGGCGGTGGAGATCATCCGAGGTGTCGAGGACGTCGCGCACGCCTCCGGGGTCGGCACGGTGGTCTCCGCCATCCATCGACGTTCCACCTCCACCCGGCAGTGGTTGCAGAATCTGCGTACCCGGGCCACCGACGGGGTGATCCTGGTCGCCAGTGATCTGGCCCCGCCGGTGCACGCCGAGCTGCGCCGGCTCAACGTGCCGATGGTGTTGGTCGACCCGGCCGGCGTACCGAACATCGACATCCCGACCATCGGCGCGACGAACTGGGCGGGCGGGCTGCGCGCGACCGAGCATCTGCTCTCGCTCGGGCACCGGCGGATCGGCTTCATCGCCGGCCCGCCCCGACTGCTCTGTAGCCGGGCCCGTCTCGACGGCTACCGTGCCGCACTGGACGCCGCCGGCATGCCGCTGCACGATGAGCTGATTGTGCCCGGCGATTTCTACCACGAGTCGGGTTACTCCGGCGGCGCCGCGCTGCTCGACCTCGACGAGCCGCCGACGGCGATCTTCGCCTCCAGCGACCAGATGGCGTTCGGGGCGTACGAGGCGGTCCGGCGGCGGGGGCTCCGGGTGCCCGACGACGTCAGTGTGGTCGGCTTCGACGACCTGCCGGAGGCGCGCTGGGCGTCGCCGCCGCTGACCACCGTGCGCCAGCCGTTGGCCGAGATGGGCCTGCTGGCCGCCCGGACCGTGCTCCGGCTGGCCCAGGGCGAGCCGCTGGACACCCCGCGGGTGGAGCTTTCCACCGATCTGGTCGTCCGGGACAGCTCGGCGCCGTATTCGGGCCGCTGA
- a CDS encoding PIN domain-containing protein, with the protein MTAEPLLVVDAANVVGSKPDGWWRDRAAATTRLRDRLAPLRQRGLPGLPPPVEVVLVVEGVARRVAGTDEVRVVAAEGSGDDAIVGLVRVEATERSCVVVTSDRELRARVTALGTEVRGPRWLALPVEPASND; encoded by the coding sequence ATGACAGCCGAGCCGCTCCTCGTCGTGGACGCCGCCAACGTCGTGGGATCGAAGCCGGACGGCTGGTGGCGGGACCGGGCCGCGGCCACGACCCGGCTGCGCGACCGGCTGGCGCCGCTGCGGCAGCGCGGCCTCCCCGGGCTGCCGCCGCCGGTCGAGGTGGTGCTCGTGGTGGAGGGGGTCGCCCGGCGGGTCGCGGGCACCGACGAGGTCCGGGTGGTCGCGGCGGAGGGGTCCGGCGACGACGCCATCGTGGGCCTGGTCCGGGTGGAGGCCACCGAGCGGAGCTGCGTCGTGGTCACCTCCGACCGCGAGTTGCGGGCCCGGGTCACCGCGCTCGGCACCGAGGTACGCGGACCGCGCTGGTTGGCCCTGCCGGTCGAGCCGGCCTCGAACGACTGA
- a CDS encoding cupin domain-containing protein, which translates to MIEDGRPADTVAGEQTPGPSGPARTTAPGGEGRPARAAGTTTTRPPALARCVAVEPAKFAAAYWGRAALLSRAAELANPDGFTDLLSPADADELLSRRGLRTPFLRAARGGQVLPTGQYTGGGGAGAEITDQVLDERVLALYADGATLVLQGLHRTWPPLIDFTRELGLTLGQPLQVNAYLTPAGNQGFGTHYDTHDVFVLQVDGHKHWQVHEPVLPDPLERQPWGGRADEVTAVAEGPPALDVVLAPGDAFYLPRGWLHSARAQDESSLHLTVGVRALTRYTIVETLLDLAAEDRRLRAPLPFGVDVADVDQVEPELTETVEALRDWLLRADPAAVAERLRARAWPAARPAPIRPLAQAAAIGAVDADTLLAPRDGLRWQLTAEPADADGGAGQVTLHLFDRTITLPGQCALAVRVFLSGGVSRVGDLPGLDDDADRIVLARRLLREAVAVPA; encoded by the coding sequence ATGATCGAGGACGGACGTCCGGCCGACACGGTGGCGGGGGAGCAGACGCCCGGACCTTCCGGACCGGCCCGGACAACCGCGCCGGGCGGCGAGGGCCGCCCGGCGCGGGCCGCCGGTACGACCACCACCCGACCTCCGGCGCTCGCCCGGTGCGTGGCCGTCGAGCCGGCCAAGTTCGCCGCCGCCTACTGGGGGCGGGCCGCACTGCTGTCCCGGGCCGCCGAACTCGCCAACCCGGACGGCTTCACCGACCTGCTCAGTCCGGCCGACGCCGACGAACTGCTCAGCCGGCGTGGCCTGCGGACCCCCTTCCTGCGCGCGGCTCGGGGCGGCCAGGTGCTTCCGACCGGGCAGTACACCGGCGGCGGCGGGGCCGGCGCGGAGATCACCGACCAGGTACTCGACGAGCGCGTCCTCGCGCTCTACGCCGACGGCGCCACGCTGGTGCTCCAGGGCCTGCACCGGACCTGGCCACCCCTGATCGACTTCACCCGCGAACTGGGCCTGACCCTCGGGCAGCCGTTACAGGTCAACGCCTATCTCACCCCGGCCGGCAACCAGGGATTCGGCACCCACTACGACACCCACGACGTCTTCGTGCTCCAGGTGGACGGGCACAAGCACTGGCAGGTCCACGAGCCCGTTCTGCCCGACCCGCTGGAGCGGCAGCCGTGGGGCGGCCGCGCCGACGAGGTGACCGCGGTCGCCGAAGGCCCGCCCGCGCTGGACGTGGTACTCGCCCCCGGGGACGCGTTCTACCTGCCCCGGGGCTGGCTGCACAGCGCCCGCGCCCAGGACGAGAGCAGCCTGCACCTGACGGTCGGCGTCCGGGCGCTGACCCGCTACACGATCGTCGAGACCCTGCTGGACCTGGCCGCCGAGGACCGCAGGCTGCGCGCACCCCTGCCGTTCGGGGTCGACGTCGCCGACGTCGACCAGGTCGAACCGGAGCTGACCGAGACCGTCGAGGCACTACGGGACTGGCTGCTCCGTGCCGACCCGGCGGCGGTCGCCGAGCGGTTGCGGGCCCGAGCCTGGCCGGCGGCCCGACCGGCGCCGATCCGGCCACTCGCCCAGGCGGCGGCGATCGGCGCCGTCGACGCCGACACCCTCCTCGCCCCACGCGACGGCCTGCGCTGGCAGCTGACGGCAGAGCCCGCCGACGCCGACGGCGGTGCGGGCCAGGTCACCCTGCACCTGTTTGACCGCACCATCACCCTCCCCGGCCAGTGCGCCCTCGCCGTCCGGGTGTTCCTCTCCGGCGGGGTTTCCCGGGTCGGTGACCTGCCCGGCCTCGACGACGACGCCGACCGGATCGTGCTGGCCCGCCGGCTGCTCCGCGAGGCGGTAGCGGTACCCGCGTGA
- a CDS encoding endo-1,4-beta-xylanase, with amino-acid sequence MVDHVRPTTRNTSPDIRRPRGDWRALGAGLVAALASAMLTAGMSVVVPAGPAGAATTTLAQLAATRDKQIGVALAPDRLTDPAYRNIADSEFDHVVAEDAMTWAATESLRGSFTWSAADEIATYAATSGKALTGHALVSPTQVPAWVDEITSTDDLRAALREHISAVVGRYGDQVEYWNVLDEVFAEDGNWREDSVFQRLDNFYWMEEALYAARAAAPNAKLCVNDHGTEAIRSKATALYNLVLQYQARGVPIDCVGFQTHLAVNGVPDTLQENLQRFADLGIDVRITELDIRVPVPASPADLRAQATDYRRVFQACLAVTRCTGITVWGVTDRYSWIPDALPGQGAGLLWDEGYAKKPAYDGVTAALLDTTNPTFTSPPPTPSAPGPGPSPTVTSPAPPSGCTVTYRDITWNRGFIASIRIGNDTTSPVHGWTLTFSLGVGQRVSHGFNATVTQSGAQVTARNVGHNRTIGANGGAQSFGYQATQTGGNPAPTSFALNGRPCRTA; translated from the coding sequence GTGGTCGACCACGTCCGTCCCACCACCCGGAACACCTCACCGGACATCCGGAGGCCCCGAGGAGATTGGCGTGCCCTCGGCGCCGGACTGGTCGCCGCCCTCGCCTCGGCGATGCTGACCGCCGGAATGAGCGTCGTCGTGCCCGCCGGTCCGGCTGGTGCCGCCACCACCACACTGGCCCAGTTGGCCGCCACCCGGGACAAGCAGATCGGCGTCGCGCTGGCGCCGGACCGGCTGACCGACCCGGCGTACCGGAACATCGCCGACAGCGAGTTCGACCACGTCGTGGCCGAGGACGCGATGACCTGGGCCGCCACCGAATCCCTCCGCGGCTCGTTCACCTGGTCCGCCGCCGACGAGATCGCGACGTACGCGGCCACCAGCGGCAAGGCACTGACCGGGCACGCCCTGGTCTCGCCCACCCAGGTGCCGGCCTGGGTCGACGAGATCACCTCCACCGACGACCTGCGCGCCGCGCTGCGCGAGCACATCAGCGCCGTGGTCGGCCGGTACGGCGACCAGGTCGAGTACTGGAACGTCCTCGACGAGGTGTTCGCCGAGGACGGCAACTGGCGGGAGGACTCGGTCTTCCAGCGGCTCGACAACTTCTACTGGATGGAGGAGGCGCTGTACGCCGCCCGGGCGGCCGCACCGAACGCCAAGCTCTGTGTCAACGACCACGGCACCGAGGCGATCAGATCCAAGGCCACCGCGCTCTACAACCTGGTGCTGCAGTACCAGGCCCGTGGCGTGCCGATCGACTGCGTCGGCTTCCAGACGCACCTGGCCGTCAACGGGGTGCCGGACACGCTCCAGGAGAATCTGCAACGCTTCGCCGACCTCGGCATCGACGTCCGGATCACCGAGTTGGACATCCGGGTCCCCGTCCCGGCCAGTCCCGCCGACCTGCGGGCACAAGCCACCGACTACCGGCGGGTCTTCCAAGCCTGTCTCGCGGTGACCCGGTGCACCGGCATCACCGTCTGGGGCGTCACCGACCGGTACTCCTGGATCCCGGACGCCCTACCCGGACAGGGCGCCGGGCTGCTCTGGGACGAGGGGTACGCCAAGAAGCCGGCGTACGACGGGGTGACGGCGGCGCTCCTCGACACCACGAACCCCACCTTCACCTCGCCGCCGCCCACCCCGTCCGCCCCCGGGCCGGGCCCGTCGCCGACCGTGACCTCCCCGGCACCGCCGAGCGGCTGCACGGTGACGTACCGGGACATCACCTGGAACCGAGGGTTCATCGCCAGCATCCGGATCGGCAACGACACCACCTCCCCGGTGCACGGCTGGACCCTGACCTTCTCGCTCGGTGTCGGCCAGCGCGTCAGCCACGGCTTCAACGCGACGGTCACCCAGTCGGGTGCCCAGGTGACCGCCCGGAACGTCGGACACAACCGGACCATCGGGGCCAACGGGGGAGCGCAGAGCTTCGGCTACCAGGCCACCCAGACCGGCGGCAACCCCGCACCGACCTCGTTCGCGCTCAACGGGCGGCCCTGCCGTACCGCCTGA